The DNA sequence AACACCCTAAATTGTATCCCTGACCTATCTATAACCTTTGCCATAATCCCGCCTAATGCATCTATATCTTTTACGAGGTTACCCTTTGCTAGTCCACCAACTGATGGGTTGCAACTCATTTGTGCAATTTGCTCAATATTTGTTGTACACAACAAAACCTTTGAACCCATCTTAGATGCGGCAAACGCAGCCTCACATCCAGCATGGCCACCACCTACAACAATAACATCGTAATCATATTGTTTCACGTGAAACATCATTTACCCACACAAAAATTCTCAAATATATTTGATATAATCTCTTCTCTATATGTTTCCCCTGTTATTTCTGACAAAGCATTAACAGCTCCTTCAATCTCGTAAGAGAATATGTCTAATGCCTCATCTATGGGTATTTGTAATAGATTTTGAATTATACTATATATTTTGTTTAATAATTGAAAGTGTCTTTCTTGAATTATAACATCACAATCGAGCTCATTATCTATGTCATATAGTTGTTTTACAATTCTTCTTTTTAGTTCATCAATGTTCTTCCCTGTTTTTGTTGATATCTTAATATCAACTGGATAATCTAATCTTTCTAGAAGATCAGATTTATTACCTACCAATATTTTTTTATTGTTCTCTATT is a window from the Deferribacterota bacterium genome containing:
- a CDS encoding FAD-dependent oxidoreductase codes for the protein MFHVKQYDYDVIVVGGGHAGCEAAFAASKMGSKVLLCTTNIEQIAQMSCNPSVGGLAKGNLVKDIDALGGIMAKVIDRSGIQFRV